The following is a genomic window from Penaeus chinensis breed Huanghai No. 1 chromosome 7, ASM1920278v2, whole genome shotgun sequence.
ATGtgcattactactaataatgttccCTACTAACTTAAAATTGTTGCATATCAAATACTGACAACCCTCAATAAGAAATCCATTTttacttcaataataataacaataataatcataatcataataataataataataataataataataataataattacaaaaataataatgataatgataatgataataataataacaaaaacaataacaataatcatattttcaatttgtattatcatcattaaaaaaaaaaaaaaaaatgttaaaaagattttgatattaaatttttaaataaaatagtaacaacataaaaacaaatctACTGCTTTCACCTTCTTACCTCTGATGCTATAGAAAACAATTTCTACTGTAATCTGATGATaactttctgtatttctttgaaGCCTGCTATTCAGTCACCCACAAGTCTGTAAAAGAAGATGACCAGAAATTTTCTTCAGACCttctaaagacaaagacaaagacaaagacaaagacaaagacaaaaaaaaaaaaaaaaaaaaaaaaaaaaaaaaagttaaatacagTTAAAATTTGACTCACTACCATAGCACAACTCTAGTACAATTGACCTCTCTTAATAGCatgcaatttttctttttttttgacatttgccCTAATATCCTACTAAAGCCggtatcattgctactgttacttAAATGTATACCCAACATTTCTTCATACCTTCTCTTAATATATTTTAAACTTTTGAATACATTTCTtacatattctctctttcatcgGCAGTTATCAAATGACATCAATGATTTAATTTTGCAGGAAGATCTTGACTTGGTAAAATTAAGAATTCTCATTttactttgtgtttttgttattttggctCTGCGGGAGTTGAATTTTAGTCTtgtgttatttgtttttagtACTGTTAGGTgatcatttaattttctttaggTAAATAGAattttatgattaatattcttTTGAGTTGTCCTTGCCAAcacttttatttagtttttacttATAAAATTAGTTTGTGTCCTGATTTTGTGCAATTTCTGTCTCCTATTTCATTGTCTTCAATACCTATAAGTTATGAGATCCTATGACTTATAATATAATGTTTTGTCATATAGTGTGTCTTCTATTTATTCAGTGCTATCCATAATTTAGTCAGGTATAAAATAATACTTGATGATTtattatattgtaataatgaaaaaacagaTAATGATGTTTAATTAAAGGTCTTTTTTTAACTGCAATATCTATACTTTAGATTACTGAGGTAGCTAAATATACAGTACAgtttaaatatacagtatatatacagtttaaAGATACAGCTAAATATACAGTTTAAAGATACAGCTAAATATACAGTATAGTTCTACAGACTGCAACAGTGGCTATGAAAACAACTCTTggttaaaatatacaaataactatGTAGAAACAACAGGGTGCTACAAACTATGGAAATACAGTAACCGGTATGGGGTAAGGAAGGTTTCTGGTTTGTATAGTGATCTTTGGGGTAGCTTAAGCATGTTGTCTGGAGttcattcattcttttgtttGCAATGGGTCTTGTTGTAAACTTTTAACCCAGCTCATTACTCaatgatttattattatgttaaataCAACGGCACATGAAACTGGCTGGGATTCGTGATGACTCATAATAACAAgcattaaatgtatatttattctgACAAGATAGCTCCTTATTTGATGATAAATGAACAGGGAAGTCTATAAACCTTATCTCGCTAAAACATACATGGTCGAGGGTTGCTGGCCTTTGCCGGAGTGCCGACAGCTGCAGGTTGCCCGAATGGCTGAAGGCCAGGGGCAGATGTGCCTTTAAAATGTGcacaaaaaaatactaatatacTAAATAATAAAGGAAGTGAAACTTGCAATTGTTCAGATTAGTAAAGCATGAAATGATGATATGACCAGCCTCTGAGCTTCACCCTTCACCCCACATAGGCCTATACAGGGCAAGATGTAGCTTAGACTCATCCCCTCTATAACTACGAATAATTatactaagtaaaaaaaaaaaaaaaaaaaaaaatatgaggcaGAAACATATAAATCTAAAATTTGAAACTATagccttgtttttattttctactgaTCAATTTTACCCCATTAATTACGTTATTTaaattagttatttatttattctattctgTTAATTCATTTACCTTTATTGGAGACTAAAGCAATCAATATTCTGAATAATTATCGATAAATGATAGTGAATGGAAATTCTGAAAAGTAATGTTCCTATTTATTCATTCGTGACAGATATTTTATGTAGAAATCAGTAGAATAATCAAAAAATATTAATCAGTAAAATCAGACAAATTATTATTAACacgtatcttcttcttcttttatcttctattcttaataattaaataaagaaattaaaacttcattacctctctcttctctatttcctcttcttcttcttctttccatccctgTCATTCATCTCCAAATATCTCCAACAAACTCTTCAAAATTTCAAAAAatattctcccactccctctccttcgtcctcttcactgacctgtttgtttacgttttggaaaataaataataataagaaataaaataagaaggaaaggacaCTCCGGGGATGATGTAGGGCAGCGTTCGTTCAATAGATGgcgctgagggagggaggaggtatgggggaaagagaggggggaggggagaaagaggggagggggaaaatgagggagaaagagggagaaggagggagagagggaagtaggagaaagaaggagagggggaggtaggagagagggagataaagaaggagagagggaagtagggagaaagaaggagaggaggaagtagggagaaagaaggagagagagagagagagagagagagagagagagagagagagagagagagagagagagagagagagagagagagagagagagaggggggggggttgatggttGGGGGGTGGTTATACAATAGATGGAACTAAtttgaaaaatgtatttatatttgattaGAATATTTAAAGTGTCTCTCCTATTTACGTCATTCTTTATTTATGGTTTTGATCCTTAACCATTACTTTGTAACTTACATGTGCTTAGCCAGGTTATCGCATCAAAAATCATTTTCAGTTCATATATCTACCTGTATGTCCTCCAAGTCTCctatttatcacttttttctattctttttcatgTCTACTCCCTCTTTTCGCTTTCCAAATAATTAAAATCGTTATattcagttgattttttttttttttttgtataaaatatgtattatcCAAAACTTTCATCctcgatgtttttttgttttttttctctctctctcaaacgtttttttttttttttcattttttaagtcTATCATGTAAGGGTAAGGAAAATTGCGGTAAACAATCCAATCGGTTTAATTATCAGAACATAATTCGTTTTATTGACAACAATAAGGAAATTTCACACAATACAAACCATTATATCCGGGTTGGGAATAGATGGTTGCCTCAGTtcacttcttcatattttttatcttttgtttgatCAATTTGATTGAAGTCGACGCTGGGTAGAGTTTGAAGTCGAGTTAGGGTTtgtggaaaaaggggggggggggacctggtggaggggggagggatcaaagagagagaaagagaaagaaaagagagagaaatagaaagaaaagagagagagagagagaacggcgaAAGTGAAATGGGAGTCAGCTTGATCCACGTTCGATACATTTAACCTGAAAAGATAAGAGAGTtttagattaaaacaaaaaataaaaaatgatatctCATTCATGCTTTgactcttttcctctgtcttctcattcatttatcaagtgcatatcatatatttaattacaGCTAATAGCTAATAGGAATGTAGATAACGGCTGATTCGCGagcaagcaagcgagagagagagagagagagagagagagagagagagagagagagagagagagagagagagagagagagagagagagagagagagggagagagagagagggagagagagagagagagagagagagagagagagagagagagagagagagagagagagagagagggagagagagagagagagagagagagagagagagagagagagagagggagggagggagggagggagagagagagagagagagagagagagagagagagagagagagagagagagagagagagagagagagagagagagagagagagagagagagagagagagagagagagaggagagaggagagagagagagagggagagagagagagagagagagagagagagagagggagagagagagagagagagagaggagagagagaggagagagagagagagagagagagagagagagaggagagagagagagagagagagagagaggagagagagagagagagagagagagagagagagagagagagagagggagagagagagagagagagagaagagagagagagaggagagagaagagaggagagagagagagagagagaagagagggagagagagagggagagagagagagaggggagggagggaggaggagggaggagagaggagagagagagagagagagagagagagagagagagagagagagagagagagcataaatcaATAAACCCTTATCCCTCTCTCGTCAGTTATGAAAAccctaaacaagaaaacaaccatCCATTTAACTAAGTTCTTCGCTGGTCACCATCTACTGAGCAGCTAACAATTTCTTGCCACACAAACCAGACCGGCTTCAGACTTCTTCAAGCCTCTGCCTGGGCTTTTGATCACGCATGTCATATTACGTGTAGACGGTAATTACCTTCTAATACTCTGTATGATGAAAGGACTCTACACTCAGTGGAAACGGATCTGGTATGTGCCTTGTAAGTGCTAGCGTATCTATGGCCCAATACTATAAAAAGTCCATTTTGATTGTATTTTTCAACTAATTACATAGACACAAGCATAGGATGATTGTAAAATGAGCTTCACCTATGCACGTAAGAGAATGTCACATGGAACAGGAACTGGCAGGTTACCATAGCTCCTGAAAAGACACAGGCAAAGCTAATATCCCAAAGTTTCCAGTCTAGGAACCTCAACACAAGCATCATCCTCGATAACAAACTCATACAGGCTCGAGAGAAAACTGAGGTGCTGGGCATCAAAGTCACCAGCGATATGACTTACAAAGGTTACGAAGTTCACAGGTCACGTCAGTATGATCAGAAAGGCTACAAGAAGAGGAACATTAGTTCGACGTACAAGCCATCCCTTGTTAAGCAGAGGTCCATTTCGCGACAGAGTACTCTATCCACAGGAATGGTCTTCATGCTCCCCAATCCTACTTATCCTACTTGCACCTTCTTGAAAACCAGACAGACTCCCAAGTTATCAGAACACAAGACCTGAAGCACTACAACCTCTTAAAACCTTGGCAAGACGTTGGCTCATGTGGCCAGGTTGTGTGAAAAAAGTTCAAAGAAAACTCGAACCACACCTGTTGGCTCTTCTGCAACTCCCAACTGGCGGTTCTAACTTCAGACTCGTCTAAAAGTCAACTAATGTGTGTTTTGCTAGGACTGAAATCTATATGTTTTCTATTACCTTGTAAACATTTCATAGATTCATTTTCTTGcagtgggtgagagagacagataaaaccaataaaaacaagctatgtaaagaaaagaaaaacgataatcTCGGCTTCTCCTTACATGGCACCTGTCTAAGTCCGGGGTTCGAGCACTTGGCCACCTCCAGATTGCAGGGGTTGGAATATTCCTGGCCGTCACTCCCACAGACGGGGTTGAACTCAAGCGTGCAGATTTGCGGACAGTCCCGAGACCCGTGGGAAGGCCCTGAAAAGATTATATTTTTtgattctctattttttatttttttgttattgtgtgtgtgtgtgtgcgtgggcgtgtgtgtgtgtgtgtgtgtgtgtgtgcgcgcgtgtatgtgtgtgtgtgtgcctgtgtgcgtgcgtgtattcacTCACTTGCTGGGCCGGCCTCTGTTGTCGCCGCCAGCGCCACCACGAGCAGCAATCCGAGTGCGAGGGAGATTCTTGCCATGTCTGGTTCGACCGAGAAGAAAAATTCTTTATTAGCAGACTGCATCAATTTATGCCatcgttgacacacacacacacacacacacacacacacacacacacacacacatacatacatatatgtacacatacacatatgtatacatatatatacatatatatgtacacacacacacacacacacacacacacacacacacacacacacacacatccccaattatttatatttacatatctatgtacatatataaccatgTTCTTTatcaaaagaaagagggaattagaCCTATGGTTATCTGAAGCTGATATAACGGAACCCTTTAAGTTGTACGATCAAATATGTAGACTTTTTTTGTGGGAAAATCCAGATAAAGAAAAGCAAATTCCATAATCTCAGCAGCAAAGACCAAATTTACTCCAATCATTATGAACCGGAACGAAATATGGCCATCGCAATATGATCATATACTGGAATGCGAAGAAAAAACTCAAATGATTTATTATTACGAAACCCTACTTTAATAATCATAAACCAGAACGAAATATggccattattattaagataaggcttatcattataattattagtattactactgatattatcattgttattattgttattattattactcttgttatcattatcataataaatttcCCTACTACAATGATCACGCAAAAACCCTAATTAATAACCCGAACGAAATATGAGCATAGCAATACGGCAGCCTCCTTGGCCTCACTCTAACACGGCGAAGGCTAATCACGCAAGGAGAGGGTTAAAACAAGCCGATATCTTCCCAGCCAAAGGCAAAAGCGAGATCACAACTTGTACAAATCTCATCAAACCCATCCTTGAAATATCCGCTGATTACCTTTCATACATAGTCGAAAAGCAGACTTCTAACGCTTCAGAGcagtgataataactacaacaaaatgCACAAGACAACCCACACATTAAAACCTATATCGTGGGCCATTAATTTACCTCTAAAGGACAAGAAGATGCAACATGCAGGCTATTGCAGATGACCCGGACGAAGGAAtttaaaataacagaaagaacttAATCACTTCTCAGTCACCAACGTTAATATTATtccttcaataaatatatatttttttcctccgttATAACAATATTTAGTATCCCAggtaaatcaaacaaacacacacacacacacacacacacacacacacacacacacacacacacacacacacacacacacacacacacacacacacacacacacacacacacacacacacactcacactcacacacgaagaagaggaggaagaagaagaagaagaagaaaagcatgtatataggcctacattCTACACAGACGAAGGCTCGCGTATCGACTGACCGAAAAAATGGTTAAATAAATCCCCCATGTTTTGTGTAATTAAATCTCCGTCTTCCATATTTTCGCTTTTTGCCCATCGTCTTTGCTCATTTTTTTTCTAGACCTACGCTGTGGTCTATCTTAGCATAGCTATCTACCTAttacataataatgaataacagtattagttgtagcaggagtagcaggtatcaataataatgataatgataataataataacaataataataataataataataataataataataataataataataataataataataataataatcataataataataaaaataataataataataataataataataataataataaataataacaataataatagtagtagtagtagtagtaatagcagtaatagcagtagtagtagcagcagtattagaaataataataataataataataacaataataataatcctaataacaataacaatgatgctgctgataataataataacaatgataacaacaacaatactactactactactaaacgaCAGTACAAATGACCCGGGAAGACGACTCACCTGCTGGAAACGAGGACCCGAGCCGAAGGTGCGGATGAGCTTCTAGCAAATACCTGGAGACGAGTGCGCATGGAACAGGCTTGGATTCTGTTTATAAAGGATTTTCCAGGGACATTTTGCGGTTGTTTGCTTGGGGGAGTCCAGCGCTGCGTCATCTTTTGGGGAAATCTTTTAATTCTGTCAGTACGATAGGACTGTTGCTAAGCCGGTATATGTTCCCTTGTGAAAGAGAggtaaaatataaaagatattggAACGTATTCTGTGGGATGGGACTTTCGAAAGATCGGTGCTAGTATTATCGTGTCTCTTAGGATAAGTATGCTATATTTAGGGGGTATACCCACAATGACATCTGCTGTTAGTGGTACATAAGCTGTCCAGTTTCcatcacagtctctctctctctctctctctctctctctctctctctctctctctctctctccctctctctctctctctctctctctctctctctctctctctctctctctctctctctctctctctctctctctctctctctctctctctctctctctctctctctctctctctctctctctctctctctctctctctctctctcttgcaggcAGCCGCTTTTCTTGCCACATCCTCGTATTTCTCCCTTATGTCGGCCAACTCTTCAATCTGACCTGACCGTTTACATGCCCTCCATTGTCGTCCTtgtacgaaaaacaaaacaaccaaacagTCTGTACATCTaactatttgtgtatatgtgtacatatcataCAAAACAATTGATACAAATATAAGTCATTATcttttcagcccccccccccaaaaaaaaaaaaaagaagaaaaaaagaaaaatacatgtgCTGTGTCACGTTTACCCTTCAAAACATTAGACTTCAGTTTCGTCGACTCACTGCAACGCATTGCAGACTGCCCTCTTCACTGTTGCAGTCTCGTCCTGTCTacatacacacgcgaacacatacacacacatagtgtatatataagtttatacataatatatatctgtatatatattgtatgtgtggtgTCCGTCCATGtatactgtaagtatatatatatatatatatatattttttttttttttcaattgtatatgtgtgtcttcatgcatgtatttataagtatatttaggTGAATATACAACAAGGAGGACCACATGGAATTTTCGCACCATTACAATGAACAGTATTGCCAAGGCCCTTGTATTTCTGAATGATCAAATGTGTGCATTCCTCGTAACCTGTATAATTGTGTGAACTAAAGGTATTTACTCCATACATCAGTGCATGAatgttagatatatacatataaaataacatttatatattttgatttggctAACATTGCATATTATCACATTAGAAATACCAGGGAAAATATTTTTCAGATAGAGTCGCAAATGTAACACCCGCTAGATTAGTCATAATTAAGGTCATAATTAATTACTTGCAATGACAAATAGACCTGCGGTCGGTTAAAGAATTTCACTTAAGGAGACAAGTTAATTTACGTTACTGAGGAGTGATCACGCCTTTCTGAATAGCATGTTTTCTATCCCTGAATGCATTGTGTCCCTtgctggaaagaaagaaagaaagaaagaaagaaagaaaaaggaatacaaGAATACATTGCACATAAAGTAGACAGCTCAATTACTGTCTAAAATCCCCGGTTCGAAGCATCCtgcatcacacactcacacacactcttccgTTCACCAGTACTCACCCAACCTTCGTTTATCatgttgcttctcctctctccctcgcatacttcttcctctcccttttctcgaaATCCAGAATTTCGTAACTGCCTTATTTTTTAATCAATCTACTTTGCGTATAGTGTTTTTCATCACGATAGAAGATGGAGTGAAGCCAGGAGCAATCAACAGTTTACCTAGCTATTTTTGTCCATATGTGTATCATAGTCCTTCCTATAGCGACTACAAATAGATTTATATAGTTTGTAATGATAATTTCGACAAGCCAAACAATAAAATGGGAAATTTTGTAACTGGCATGCTGTTTACTGAATTTGCATAATAAAAGTGTAGGGTATAGAAAAGGGGTACTTTTGAAACTTAGCGTTGATGATCACATTGTACTTCCCTGGATTTCCCTGCGAGCAACATTACCACGAATACACGGCACGGCGAAAGCTTGCTGTTTGTCTGCAAATAGTGCAGAGGTCCTCAAGGTTGGGTAGTGGATAATTTCCGATTTTTGGTGGGTAGAATTGAAAAAAAGgttaaattaataaagaaaaacttTACAACGTAAGAGATAAAATTGAAGCATCATAAATCTTTATCAGGATTATATACACCAGCAAGATTGCCAATACTATTCTTGAGGACCGCTGCATAGTCGAGAAAACAACAACTtcatgaataataattaaaagtacaaaaacacatactatctctctctctctctctctctctctctctctctctcttctctctctctctctctctctctctctctctctctctctctctctctctctctctctctctctctctctctctctctctctctctctctctctttctttctctctctctcttctctcttatatcGGACATGTGCACGGTACAGCCTTTACCAAGAGTATTTGCAGAGCCATCTGCGAGCATCTTCGTTAACTTGGCTTTCAGACGACAATTGCCaaacacactcctctctctctttctatctgtctgtctatatatctatctgtttatctttctgtatatctgtctaatctatccatctatctaatctatccgtctatgtatttatatatctatctatctatctatctatttatctacctatctgtccagtTACTAACTGATCTACTGAATATCGATCGCCCTATCGATATTCAGAAGACGCGTCAACACCAGTGGAAACCGGTTGCACCTTGATTGCTGTGGTATGCAGAATTATTTTCTGAAGGACACAGGAAGGGATACcatttgtgtgtataatttttctacgtgtatatatatatatatatatatatatatatatatatatatatatatatatatatatatatatacatacacacacatatatatacacacacatatatatacacacacacacacacacacacatatatatatatatatatatatatatatatatatatatatatatatatatatatatatatatatatatatacatacatatatatatatatatatatatatatatatatacatatacaccctcatacaatcacatacatatatatatccatctgtctatatctatatttatatatatacatatatacattcatatatataaatgtatgtatatacatatatgtctgtgtgtgtgtctatttatatatttatctatctgtccacctttttatctatctatctatctagataaatagaatgtatacacacgcacacgcatacacaaacacacacacacacacacacacacacacacacacacacacacacacatatatatatatacatacacatagtatatatatatacatatatatatatatgtatattcatgtatatttgtatatatgtacatatatatatatatatgtatatatatacatatatgtacagtatatatatatacatatatatatatacacacatgcatatatgtatatgtgtgtatatatacttatatgtctatgtataaatatatgcaatacaattaaaaaaagaatatatatatgtgtgtgtgtgtgtgtgtgtgtatatatatatatatatatatatatatatatatttatatatatatgtatatatacacacacacacatatatatatgtatagatatgtatatatatgtatatacatgtatatatatatatatatatatatatatgtatatatatatatatacacacacacacatatatatgtatatatatgtatatatatgtatatacatgtatatatatatgtatatatatatgtatatatacgt
Proteins encoded in this region:
- the LOC125027333 gene encoding uncharacterized protein LOC125027333, producing the protein MTQRWTPPSKQPQNVPGKSFINRIQACSMRTRLQVFARSSSAPSARVLVSSNMARISLALGLLLVVALAATTEAGPARPSHGSRDCPQICTLEFNPVCGSDGQEYSNPCNLEVAKCSNPGLRQVPC